Below is a genomic region from Verrucomicrobiales bacterium.
AAAGGGACCGCAACCCACCATGGGGTTGTGAATTCTATGGGCTTTTCCCAGGGTAGCTCGTTCCTCGCAACCCTGGGCTTTGAGGCGCAATCCCTTTGGGATAGGGACCAAAAGCCCTCCGAACTTGTGGGTAATGCTTAGAGAGGGCTGCCGCACTCCAAAATGGGCCAACATCATCGCGAAGCAGTCTTGGACTGCTGTAGCCCTCTACAGCTTTTCCGCACCCCCCGGAGGGGGATCCCCAGCTGCGCTGGGGGGGACCAAAGCGGCAGAGGGCTGCCGCACTCCAAATGAGCCAAAATCGTCGCGAAGCGTCTTGGACTGCTGTAGCCCTCTACAGCTTTTCTGCACCCCCCGGAGGGGGATCCCCAGCTGCGCTGGGGGGACCAAAGCGGCAGAGGGCTGCCGCACTCCAAATGGGCCAAAATCATCGCGAAGCGTCTTGGACTGCTGTAGCCCTCTACAGCTTTTCTGCACCCCCGGAGGGGGATCCCCAGCTGCGCTGGGGGGGGACCAAAGCGGCAGAGGGCTGCCGCACTCCAGATGAGCCAAAATCGTCGCGAAGCAGTCTTGGACTGCTGTAGCCGTCTACAGCTTTTCCGCACCCCCGGAGGGGGATCCCCAGCTGCGTGTTCTTTGACATGCGGGCTTCTCACCAAACCACGGAAATTAAAGGATTTTTCCCGCTAGAATGTCAGGAAGGCACGGAGTCACTGCTCTGGACGTGCTAAGGCCATTTTGGAATAGCTGAAAGTCACGTTCCCATCGAACAAGCGGAGAACACCGTCCTCAATTCGGAAGGTCAGAAGCAGAAGACTAAGAGTTAAGGAGGACAACATCTCCCCTTTCACCGCTTCCACGACTTCGAGGACGCGCTTCCAGTTCAAGCTGACCTTCATGGTCCTAAGCTCGCCCGAGGTCAACCGTTAAGTCAAGCCAAGCGACCCGCCGTTTTTCCGAGACAACGCCCACCTCCCCAGCGAGACTGCCTCCCATGTATTTACTGCTGGCCCTGCTCGCGGCGATTGTTTTCGCGGTAGGGTCCATCGCGTACAAGCGAGCCTATGCGGAAGGAGCCGGGGTAGTTCACACGCTCGTGGTCAATAACCTCATCCTGGCCGTCCTCTTTCTCCCGCTTTTCGCACTGGAATCCAAACCCATGGATTGGGCTCACTGGTATCTGCCGGCTCTCACGGCGCTCGCCTATGTGACCGGCCACTTGTTGCATGTAGTCTCCTTGAGGGTTGGCGACGTCTCCCTGGCCACTCCCCTGCTGGGAGCCAAAGTGATTTTTGTGGCAGTGTTGGGTTGGCTCATCTTCGGCATCGAGTTGAGAGCCGAACAGTGGGTGTCCGCGGCCCTGGCCACGGCCGGCGTCGTGCTCATGGGGCTCACCGATCTCAATAAAAGCGGCCGACCGGGAATAACAACCTTCCTGGCGCTGGGCTGCTCAGCGGCCTTTGCCTGCACGGATGTGATGATTCAGAGCTGGGGAGACCGGTTCGGCACCTTCAACTTCCTCCCCTTCCAATTTGTACTTCTGGGATTGCTCTCTGGCTCAGCACTCCCGTTCTTTGGAACCCAAAGTCTGCGCATCTCGCGGGTTGCCTGGAAATGGGTGTTGATCGGCATCGCGATGTCCGCCCTCCAGGCCATCCTCATCACCGCCACCATCTCCCTGTGGCACGACGCCGCCGGCGTCAACGTGGTCTATGCCACGCGCGGACTCTGGAGCATCGCGTTCGTCTGGTGGATCGGCCACCACGTGGGGAATCATGAGCGGGCGACCACCGGAACCAAAAGGATGGGACTAAGGGTCGCCGGAGGTCTGCTCATCATCAGCGCGGTCTTCATGACGACCTACGCGGGGCAACGGCCAGGATGACCAGCCCACATGTGCCGCGCATCAAGGGCTCGATCCCGCCGAGGCCGGCCGTCGCGACCCCGGCAGGATCCTTTTTTCATGGGCGTGAACCCGTGGGTGCCGGCCGCACCACACGATAGAACTTCCGCTCCACTCCTTCCGACAAGGACACCAGCGCCCGCCGCCACCCCTCTTTCCATTCGGCATGCGAAACGGAAGGCTTCCAGGCGGGCGACTCCGACAGGCTGCTGGACTCCTCCAAGCGGTCCTCTTCGAGTCCATACCACGTCACCCCGGCCAACGGATTCCCAAAAAGATAGACTTGGTCAATCTGAAGCCGGGGTCGATTGAAGGCATCGGAAGCCTCCAAAGTCCGAACCCACATCCCCGCGAAGTCCTCGGCCGACTGAAACAACGGGCTCAGGTCATAGTATTCCATCCCCACGTTGGTCATGTCCTGAAACAGGTCGGGCAGCAATCCATAGTGGGCCACCCCTTCGAAGTTGATGTCCCAATCCTTGAACTCTTTCCCGTCCACCACCGTCTTGCATCGCGTCAGCGGCACATTCTTTCCAAAGATGTGGTGATAATCATTCCAGACCCCGCGCAGACTCGAAAGGCGCAGGGAATAAAGATCAT
It encodes:
- a CDS encoding DMT family transporter, producing MYLLLALLAAIVFAVGSIAYKRAYAEGAGVVHTLVVNNLILAVLFLPLFALESKPMDWAHWYLPALTALAYVTGHLLHVVSLRVGDVSLATPLLGAKVIFVAVLGWLIFGIELRAEQWVSAALATAGVVLMGLTDLNKSGRPGITTFLALGCSAAFACTDVMIQSWGDRFGTFNFLPFQFVLLGLLSGSALPFFGTQSLRISRVAWKWVLIGIAMSALQAILITATISLWHDAAGVNVVYATRGLWSIAFVWWIGHHVGNHERATTGTKRMGLRVAGGLLIISAVFMTTYAGQRPG